Part of the Salinigranum rubrum genome is shown below.
TCTCCACTCACTGCGACGAGAGCCACTCGCGCGTTCACCGCCCCACACACCCATCGTACCCCCCGTCCTCCGACTGCGAGTGGGCCGTACGCTTTTATCGTCCCACATGCGACGCTTTGTATGTCTCTGGCCACGCGGCTGCGGAACAGTTTCATCACCGGTCTCTTCCTGGTCGCGCCGCTCGCGGTGACGCTGTTCGTCCTCCAGTTCGCGTTCGAGTGGGTCACGTCGACCATCCGTCCGGTCGTCCGGCAGGTCCAGCCGTTCCTCGCGACCACGCTCGACTACTCGGGCGACCTCGTGTTCGTCTCGCAGGTGCTCTCGGCGCTGCTCATCGCCACCGCCATCACGTTCGCGGGCTATCTCGCCTCGAAGAGCCTCGGACAGCGGCTCTTCGGCGGGTTCGAGCGCGGCGTCCGACTCATCCCGCTCGTCCGGACCATCTACTTCGGTGTCCGGCAGGTGTCGGAGTCGCTCACCGAGTCCACAGAGAGCTACGACCGGGTCGTC
Proteins encoded:
- a CDS encoding DUF502 domain-containing protein, encoding MSLATRLRNSFITGLFLVAPLAVTLFVLQFAFEWVTSTIRPVVRQVQPFLATTLDYSGDLVFVSQVLSALLIATAITFAGYLASKSLGQRLFGGFERGVRLIPLVRTIYFGVRQVSESLTESTESYDRVVLVEYPRERHWMLGFVTSESPRRVEQATGEDLLTVFIPHSPNPTVGKLMMVPEEELWELDMSVRSGFRIIVTTGLSAEDMEDDLPAGVIAD